A DNA window from Drosophila biarmipes strain raj3 chromosome 2R, RU_DBia_V1.1, whole genome shotgun sequence contains the following coding sequences:
- the LOC108026739 gene encoding uncharacterized protein LOC108026739, whose amino-acid sequence MQLFSIFHSVLTLYVLQLLFNGSYSKINFKYAILRQKQAPESQNDTIAYQQRIKYDTQKTMRVIFYRNNTKTLETSAYDDSYDLKGSGCSASDKFAIVLHGWIQSCSDEWALSLIDRLSYYRGGCVICIDYSVVASSSYMRLYTNFDTLTGAISSIILTLFKQGFDPKRGYMFGFSFGGQLASAVGRSLRPNHIIESIDTCDMAGPGFDPIAVDHSKAGKHVQCFHSSRDKGTFIYSCHRNIMLGSCGLKQPSVASQLHLGSHGLCVDIYINTFDYPFYAVNSTPAECFTWQKAAKIPDGYTVGYEENFDSHVSGQIFVPTSLHYPYNLSKRQLRLMSKTSG is encoded by the exons atgcaattgtTCAGTATTTTTCACTCAGTCTTGACGTTATACGTCCTCCAACTTCTATTTAATGGATCCTATtccaaaatcaatttcaaataCGCGATCCTAAGGCAAAAGCAAGCCCCTGAATCACAAAATGACACTATTG CTTATCAACAGAGAATCAAGTATGACACCCAGAAAACCATGCGAGTTATTTTCTATAGGAACAACACCAAAACTCTGGAAACGTCAGCCTATGACGATTCCTATGATCTTAAGGGGTCAGGTTGTTCAGCTTCGGACAAATTTGCCATAGTTTTGCATGGCTGGATACAAAGTTGCTCTGACGAATGGGCGTTATCACTAATTGACA GACTAAGTTATTACCGTGGCGGATGTGTGATATGCATTGACTATAGTGTGGTAGCAAGTTCCTCTTATATGCG GTTGTACACAAACTTTGATACCCTAACTGGAGCCATCTCGTCCATTATTCTAACACTCTTTAAACAAGGATTCGACCCCAAACGAGGGTATATGTTCGGTTTTAGCTTCGGCGGACAATTAGCTTCAGCAGTAGGAAGATCTTTAAGACCAAACCACATAATCGAAAGCATAGATA CGTGTGACATGGCCGGACCCGGGTTCGATCCCATTGCAGTGGACCATTCTAAGGCCGGAAAACACGTGCAGTGCTTTCATTCGAGTCGCGATAAGGGCACCTTCATTTACTCCTGCCACCGGAACATTATGCTGGGCAGCTGTGGACTGAAGCAGCCTTCGGTGGCCAGTCAGCTTCACTTGGGAAGTCACGGTCTCTGCGTCGATATATACATCAACACTTTCGACTATCCCTTCTACGCCGTTAACTCAACCCCGGCGGAGTGCTTTACCTGGCAAAAAGCAGCGAAGATACCGGATGGCTACACAGTGGGTTACGAGGAAAACTTCGACAGCCATGTCTCCGGGCAAATCTTTGTTCCAACCAGTCTGCACTACCCATACAACTTGTCCAAGAGGCAGCTTAGGCTGATGTCTAAAACAAGTGGTTAA
- the LOC108026972 gene encoding 39S ribosomal protein L41, mitochondrial, whose protein sequence is MNISIKLVPIALRCQQRAISTSSVLAGKRNFRKFNVYNKRGTRVVKEAQKSMANPPVAIHKRGVRDTGIIVDGQYVEIPEKIPDIIVPDLTNCKLKPYVSYKAPDVVQSEFTSLDLFNAVYSQKIIEDFKAGTLQADGSAKEPSANEQLTPEEALQRARKTGSDIF, encoded by the coding sequence atgaatatttcaattaaactGGTGCCCATTGCGCTCCGGTGCCAGCAGAGAGCCATCAGCACTTCATCCGTATTGGCGGGCAAGCGGAACTTCCGCAAATTCAACGTGTACAACAAGCGAGGAACGCGCGTGGTGAAGGAGGCCCAAAAATCGATGGCCAATCCGCCGGTGGCCATTCACAAGCGCGGAGTGCGAGACACGGGCATCATTGTGGACGGACAGTACGTGGAGATTCCCGAGAAGATCCCAGACATCATAGTTCCAGACCTGACCAACTGCAAGCTGAAGCCCTACGTGTCCTACAAGGCGCCGGACGTAGTCCAATCGGAGTTCACCAGCCTGGATCTGTTCAACGCCGTTTACTCGCAGAAGATCATCGAGGACTTTAAGGCAGGAACTCTGCAGGCAGACGGCAGTGCCAAGGAGCCCTCGGCCAATGAGCAGCTGACACCGGAGGAGGCACTGCAGCGCGCCCGGAAGACGGGCAGCGATATATTCTAG
- the LOC108026527 gene encoding serine/threonine-protein kinase fray2, producing MRDRDRRDRDRDRERDRDRDRDRDRERDRDRRHRSKSPARSSRQSSKSKKKSKSKKSKKYSRRSRSSSRNSSRSSSSSRSSSRSRHSKSRSRDQNKSRSTSQRTTRGPSSESNSRSATTPAAAPLKAIDLLDAKVQKALETIDEDTFKPTSFFSSRESKEAFDKVIIDLNNETVTVPNKPVIAVRNEDVIFHPNFLGDPDAKAEKWLRKLYNYRQKYMQE from the exons ATGAGAGACCGCGACCGGCGCGACAGAGATCGTGACAGGGAGAGGGATAGAGATCGGGACAGGGACCGAGATAGGGAGCGGGATCGCGACAGACGCCACCGCTCAAAGTCGCCCGCCAGAAGCAGCCGGCAGAGCTCCAAGTCAAAGAAGAAGTCCAAGTCCAAGAAGTCAAAGAAATACTCCAGGAGGagtcgcagcagcagccgcaactCCTCGCGCAGTTcctccagcagcaggagcagttCCCGGAGCAGGCATAGTAAGAGCAGGAGCCGGGACCAAAACAAGTCTCGCTCCACATCCCAAAGGACCACTAGGGGTCCCAGTTCCGAGAGCAACTCCAGGTCCGCAACTACACCTGCAGCTGCCCCCTTAAAAGCCATCGATCTGCTGGACGCCAAGGTGCAGAAGGCACTGGAGACCATAGACGAGGACACCTTCAAGCCGACTTCCTTCTTCAGTTCTCGGGAGTCCAAGGAGGCCTTCGACAAGGTGATCATAGACCTGAACAATGAAACGGTGACAGTGCCCAACAAGCCAGTCATTGCTGTGCGAAACGAAGATGTAATATTCCATCCGAAC TTTCTTGGCGACCCGGATGCAAAGGCCGAGAAGTGGCTGCGCAAGCTCTACAATTACCGCCAGAAGTACATGCAGGAATAG
- the LOC108026875 gene encoding histone-lysine N-methyltransferase 2C, producing MSTNVVVSMEEKAVADDLPYFPEKFPSKVCCLCNLGEKSALGQGEILQLKAPTSAEIKDKYPADRLKEDGSRLLYGPKQPALSSGECHYELDKIGQPEVVHPAEFLDEGFVYVHRMCIMWSLRKSQLSDVDAAYFASHFAEFLEQKCNFCGRYGASINCKMNCRQVHHWPCAAAAGCLLILESFTVFCTEHLSQVPVICSDNNVECLSCSSLGDLSKLIMCSTCGDHFHSTCIGLANLPDTRSGWNCARCTKCQICRQQDSNDTKYVKCEQCQKIYHASCLRPAISAIPKYGWKCNRCRVCTDCGSRTPGGGSSSRWHSHYTICDSCYQQRNKGFSCPICQKAYRAASHKEMVKCSWCNKFVHSTCDEEADLTAYHKKKEQNPDYDYVCPNCKSNSSGPGSSQQAIDSIVLSAMDSSSEQLSLKEIELDPLEGKPLLDPSSDELHKLPTGKKKVCLSNVRGRSGKFVLHRMGVMSQINKKRSTRGKGRQLALPSISSDRCLSRNMEADLTSDKKLLLCSARDKFIQAQDICVMCGSLGIESDSVMITCAQCGQCYHPYCAGVKPSRGILQKGWRCLDCTVCEGCGKKNDEARLLLCDECDISYHIYCVNPPLETVPTGNWKCSFCSLCQKCGRNPTEKSDFGDANMLECPPCTSQSSCPVCKNTYNNGEMIIQCEHCDLWSHFLCDTVNAQLTIDYYDNNVYKCLKCRCSTRNSTSVTDAKASNEDSLAIGAQTSKAFVHITANSGPSFDAKSGAERNHLTLSSDMPEAAPEAIHWIDGVCLSESGLGMIKSLSTEIKRKRKMRQPIGNGKDGQADGGAEEALEKYKDGMVWDGTENAIPEGFTISTNDEGVHILRKKRQRNLQKLGIGGFSVRNRGLKKDNEETTAADQLNSLMTMDKKKKIIRKKQKNKLIEAYPAYLQEAFFGKPLLEGGELALPESDSSDEIDASMKVYFTRPEGKSPANQDTQLVNKSPAKTLKKVKAEVKTENKTVFIEQMPMGMQHKNAITPVSNVFDPLHTEITNTVFGNRHPLDTLASPNIPELDTPNSVNSVISAEIIEKPMRESPVVLVDNYMVPNQLPQEQKFHNQLYLPGNITVNPSQQLQFRQQADHLKVQNANKLNLQTMIGQVVLQPEKRPEEEQKAAEPVAENLNAGTQKTAEKMRKDEDLGLMATISAVLYANTEHPNLKELFPNWNDRCKQILKRWRSLCNEKKAPFLQKAKDNRSALRQRREQNKIPMPPKPQKQEDMSRVWKQQPKLKEDQPNMFVTYNGNAYDMGNYVGGPAQATANNPNPHHVMPNVNDNLVIKATMQRTQVNTSATTTLTLNTVDNRVDVNTVYGAEPIGDKKLRNLLQKNSTEPMLMGANSDLFLANDVMRLGMMQNTPITQNNPMLSISGKSQLSEGRALEQDVKMNEPQEAASSAVELETVGFSDLLGGLGEGDDDDLLKSLTSEMGDDFNILEYADPELDVNVLNSLDFDDNEKCST from the exons ATGAGCACGAACGTTGTTGTGAGCATGGAGGAGAAGGCGGTGGCCGACGACCTGCCGTACTTCCCGGAGAAGTTTCCGAGCAAGGTGTGCTGTTTATGCAACCTCGGGGAGAAGAGTGCCTTGGGCCAGGGTGAGATTCTCCAATTAAAGGCGCCCACGTCCGCTGAAATCAAGGATAAGTATCCCGCGGATCGGCTGAAGGAGGATGGCTCCAGGCTGTTGTACGGACCGAAGCAGCCGGCCTTGAGTTCAGGCGAGTGCCACTACGAACTGGACAAGATTGGCCAGCCAGAGGTGGTGCATCCCGCCGAGTTTCTAGATGAGGGATTCGTCTACGTGCACCGTATGTGCATCATGTGGTCGCTGCGCAAGAGCCAGCTCAGTGACGTGGACGCTGCGTACTTTGCCAGCCACTTTGCGGAGTTCCTGGAGCAGAAGTGCAACTTTTGCGGCCGATACGGGGCCTCCATCAACTGCAAGATGAACTGCCGCCAGGTGCACCACTGGCCGTGTGCGGCCGCGGCGGGCTGCCTCCTCATCCTGGAGAGTTTCACGGTCTTCTGCACGGAGCATTTGAGCCAGGTGCCTGTGATAT GCAGCGACAATAATGTGGAGTGTCTGTCCTGCTCTTCGCTCGGAGATCTCTCCAAACTGATCATGTGTAGTACCTGCGGTGACCACTTTCATTCAACCTGCATTGGCCTGGCCAATCTGCCAG ACACCCGTTCCGGCTGGAACTGCGCGCGCTGCACCAAATGCCAGATTTGCAGGCAGCAGGACTCAAATGACACGAAGTACGTCAAATGCGAACAGTGCCAGAAGATCTACCACGCCTCCTGCTTGCGACCTGCTATCTCAGCCATTCCGAAGTACGGCTGGAAGTGCAAC CGCTGCCGCGTCTGCACGGACTGTGGCTCGAGAACTCCTGGCGGCGGCAGTTCCTCCCGCTGGCACAGCCACTACACAATATGCGACTCGTGCTATCAGCAGCGCAACAAGGGATTTTCCTGCCCGATTTGCCAAAAGGCATACAGAGCAGCCTCCCACAAGGAAATGGTCAAGTGCAGCTGGTGCAACAA ATTTGTGCACAGTACGTGCGACGAAGAGGCTGATTTAACGGCTTACCATAAGAAAAAGGAGCAGAACCCAGACTACGACTACGTGTGTCCAAACTGCAAAAGTAACTCATCAGGTCCGGGGTCATCCCAACAGGCTATCGATTCAATTGTGTTGTCCGCTATGGACTCGTCCTCGGAGCAATTAAGCCTTAAGGAAATTGAACTAGACCCGTTGGAGGGCAAACCGTTATTAGACCCATCCAGCGATGAGCTCCACAAGCTGCCCACCGGGAAGAAAAAAGTGTGCCTTTCGAATGTACGCGGGAGAAGCGGGAAATTTGTTTTGCATCGCATGGGTGTCATGTCGCAAATCAACAAGAAGCGCAGTACGCGGGGCAAGGGACGCCAGCTTGCGCTGCCCAGCATATCAAGTGATCGCTGCCTGAGTCGCAATATGGAAGCCGACTTAACCAGCGACAAGAAACTGCTGCTCTGCTCGGCGCGAGACAAGTTTATCCAAGCTCAAGACATCTGCGTGATGTGCGGTTCGCTGGGAATCGAGAGCGATTCGGTTATGATAACCTGCGCCCAGTGCGGCCAATGCTATCATCCGTACTGCGCTGGCGTAAAGCCCTCAAGGGGCATCCTGCAGAAGGGTTGGCGGTGCCTGGACTGCACCGTGTGCGAGGGATGTGGCAAGAAAAACGACGAGGCGCGCCTTCTCCTTTGCGATGAGTGCGACATTTCTTACCATATTTACTGTGTGAACCCTCCGCTGGAAACCGTCCCGACGGGCAACTGGAAGTGCTCCTTCTGCTCTCTGTGCCAGAAATGCGGACGCAATCCCACCGAGAAAAGTGACTTTGGGGACGCCAATATGCTGGAGTGCCCACCCTGCACCAGCCAATCGTCGTGCCCTGTTTGCAAAAACACTTACAACAACGGCGAGATGATCATACAATGCGAGCACTGTGACCTCTGGTCGCACTTCCTCTGCGACACCGTCAACGCCCAGCTGACCATTGATTACTACGACAATAATGTGTACAAGTGCTTAAAATGCCGCTGCTCTACGAGAAACTCGACGTCCGTGACGGATGCCAAGGCTAGTAACGAGGATTCGTTGGCCATTGGTGCCCAGACGAGCAAAGCATTCGTGCACATCACTGCCAACTCTGGACCTAGTTTCGATGCCAAGAGTGGCGCCGAGCGGAATCATCTCACCTTATCCAGCGACATGCCAGAGGCTGCTCCAGAGGCCATCCATTGGATTGATGGTGTGTGCCTCAGCGAAAGCGGATTGGGCATGATTAAGTCTTTATCTACGGAGATCAAACGAAAGCGCAAAATGCGACAGCCCATCGGCAATGGCAAGGATGGACAGGCGGATGGTGGCGCTGAGGAGGCGCTTGAGAAGTACAAAGACGGAATGGTCTGGGATGGGACGGAGAATGCCATTCCCGAGGGTTTCACTATCTCCACCAATGACGAGGGCGTGCATATCTTACGTAAAAAGCGTCAACGCAATCTGCAAAAGCTGGGAATTGGTGGCTTTTCCGTTCGCAATCGAGGTCTCAAAAAGGACAACGAGGAGACGACTGCTGCTGATCAACTGAACTCCCTAATGACCATGgacaaaaagaagaaaatcatacgaaaaaagcaaaagaacAAGCTAATTGAAGCCTATCCTGCATATCTGCAAGAGGCGTTCTTCGGAAAACCTCTGCTGGAAGGCGGCGAGCTTGCATTGCCGGAATCAGATTCCTCCGACGAAATCGACGCATCCATGAAGGTGTACTTCACTCGGCCCGAGGGAAAGAGTCCAGCCAATCAGGATACACAGTTGGTGAACAAGAGTCCGGCTAAGACCCTCAAGAAGGTCAAAGCTGAGGTGAAAACTGAGAATAAAACAGTTTTCATCGAGCAAATGCCAATGggaatgcagcataaaaacgCAATAACACCAGTTTCCAACGTTTTTG ATCCGCTACATACGGAGATTACGAATACGGTCTTTGGCAACAGGCATCCCTTAGATACTCTGGCTTCACCCAATATTCCGGAACTGGACACACCAAACTCTGTAAATTCGGTTATATCCGCTGAAATTATCGAAAAGCCAATGAG gGAATCACCTGTGGTCTTGGTGGATAATTACATGGTACCTAACCAGTTGCCTCAGGAACAAAAGTTCCACAATCAACTTTATTTGCCGGGAAATATTACCGTGAATCCGAGTCAACAGCTTCAGTTCCGCCAGCAGGCGGATCACTTGAAGGTACAAAATGCCAATAAGCTGAATTTGCAAACTATGATCGGCCAAGTAGTCCTGCAACCCGAAAAGAGACCAGAGGAGGAACAAAAGGCTGCCGAGCCCGTGGCTGAAAACCTGAACGCTGGCACTCAAAAGACTGCGGAGAAAATGCGCAAGGATGAAG ACCTCGGATTGATGGCCACCATATCGGCAGTGTTGTATGCCAACACGGAGCATCCGAACCTAAAAGAGCTGTTTCCGAACTGGAACGATCGTTGCAAGCAGATTTTAAAGAGGTGGCGTTCGCTGTGTAACGAGAAAAAGGCTCCTTTCTTGCAAAAGGCCAAGGACAATCGCTCTGCACTGCGGCAGAGACGAGAGCAGAATAAAATACCGATGCCACCAAAACCGCAAAAGCAGGAAGATATGTCAAGGGTGTGGAAACAGCAGCCCAAGTTAAAGGAAGACCAGCCGAACATGTTTGTTACGTACA atGGAAACGCTTATGATATGGGTAATTATGTTGGTGGCCCGGCGCAGGCAACGGCGAATAACCCCAACCCGCATCATGTGATGCCGAATGTCAACGATAACTTGGTGATTAAGGCCACGATGCAAAGGACTCAAGTGAATACATCAGCTACGACTACTCTGACATTGAACACCGTTGACAATCGGGTGGATGTGAACACGGTTTATGGCGCAGAACCCATTGGAGATAAAAAGTTAAGGAACCTGCTGCAAAAGAACAGCACGGAACCAATGCTCATGGGAGCCAATTCTGACCTGTTTCTAGCGAACGATGTTATGCGGCTGGGCATGATGCAAAATACCCCCATTACGCAGAACAACCCGATGTTGAGCATTAGTGGAAAATCTCAGCTGTCTGAAGGCAGGGCCTTGGAACAGGACGTGAAGATGAACGAGCCGCAGGAGGCCGCATCTTCGGCCGTGGAGTTGGAGACAGTTGGATTTAGTGACCTGCTGGGAGGACTCGGCGAGGGCGACGACGATGACCTTCTCAAGTCGCTCACCTCCGAAATGGGAGACGACTTCAATATTCTGGAGTATGCGGACCCGGAACTGGATGTGAATGTTCTCAACTCTCTAGACTTTGATGACAATGAAAAGTGTTCTACATAG
- the LOC108026738 gene encoding nucleosome assembly protein 1-like 1 → MGDPAEGNVDTESCNEIEDEKSGSDCQSMPAYMNSVLRRQYLQEMVKSLPAPVQNRIVFLKNLQLEHLKIEAEFFEEVYKLEQKYQVQYQPLFDKRKEVVEGKVDPAEEKPKWKEPEPLTDNESDAEHFREALKSMKSIPQDAKGIPGFWLTVFRNTAILSEMVQPHDEPAMRKLIDISIKYDNGHSYTLEFHFDKNEYFTNSVLTKQYVLKSTVDPDDPFAFEGPEIYKCTGCTINWEKKMNLTVKTIRKKQKHKERGAVRTIVKQVPTDSFFNFFNPPEVPTDKEEIDDESQQILATDFEIGHFLRARIIPKAVLYYTGDIVDDEDDEDEEEFDENEEDEYDDDDAPPAKGPKPAGNKKQSPNDCPNQ, encoded by the exons ATGGGCGATCCAGCTGAAGGAAACGTGGACACCGAGTCCTGCAACGAAATCGAGGACGAGAAGTCTGGCTCCGACTGCCAGTCGAT GCCCGCCTACATGAACTCGGTTCTTCGGCGCCAGTATCTGCAGGAAATGGTCAAGTCTCTGCCGGCTCCGGTGCAAAATCGGATTGTGTTCCTGAAAAATCTGCAATTGGAGCACCTGAAGATCGAGGCCGAGttcttcgaggaggtctacaAGCTGGAGCAGAAGTACCAGGTCCAGTACCAGCCGCTGTTCGACAAGCGCAAGGAGGTCGTCGAGGGCAAGGTGGATCCCGCCGAGGAGAAGCCCAAGTGGAAGGAGCCGGAGCCATTGACCGACAACGAGAGCGATGCAGAGCACTTCCGCGAAGCGCTGAAGAGTATGAAAAGTATTCCCCAGGATGCCAAGGGCATTCCCGGCTTCTGGCTGACGGTGTTCCGCAACACGGCCATCCTCTCCGAGATGGTGCAGCCCCACGACGAGCCTGCCATGCGCAAGCTGATCGATATCTCCATCAAGTACGACAATGGG CACTCGTATACCTTGGAGTTCCACTTCGACAAGAACGAGTACTTCACCAACTCTGTCCTTACAAAACAGTACGTTCTGAAGTCCACCGTCGATCCCGACGATCCGTTCGCATTCGAAGGCCCAGAGATCTACAAGTGCACG GGGTGCACCATCAACTGGGAGAAGAAGATGAACCTGACTGTGAAGACCATCCGCAAGAAGCAGAAGCACAAGGAGCGCGGCGCTGTGCGCACCATTGTCAAGCAGGTCCCAACGGATTCCTTCTTCAATTTCTTCAACCCACCAGAGGTCCCAACCGACAAGGAAGAAATTGATGACGAATCTCAGCAG ATACTGGCCACCGATTTCGAAATTGGTCACTTCTTGCGCGCCAGAATTATTCCAAAAGCTGTGCTTTACTACACTGGCGACATTGTCGACGATgaggacgacgaggatgaggaggagTTTGACGAGAATGAAGAGGATGAGTATGACGACGATGATGCCCCgccagcaaagggcccaaagcCTGCCGGCAACAAGAAACAGTCGCCCAATGACTGCCCGAATCAGTAG